A single region of the Plutella xylostella chromosome 7, ilPluXylo3.1, whole genome shotgun sequence genome encodes:
- the LOC105381510 gene encoding rho GTPase-activating protein 7 isoform X4 — MSVPNLSAVKITEIEAGEACKWLRAAGFPQYAQMYEDLQFPIDISGVQNDHPFLDADSLQSLFRRLTTLNRCATMKLEHHHHQKRSNDSDDDQCALSDKWQYERKSRRWSRVVEITPQAQRRLQVIAARAIAEREAREARGEVEDDEDETLPTIRVGLVDADGRYTDVEPDLLTVPGQPVIQLPSDKEDDEDSGGRFRRTGSERLRDGAKALLRRVESLKTRRRKRQNRTEVIVSSPHFLDVSQDKYPDLSYIDMTPTTPTAFPFPDFGSSPLHAPAIRTQPPSPMTVLPPSPIGALEQSFVLNPPFGDDSSSYASDGSMGSSNKSSKSKLGRAKKIFHRGIKNEDSSALSDSECQPASWRHNYYRDHNTHHNTELYVEPRSPIELKPDPEVLKEVQKSPGHTVHRRQAIRTSSLNLGKEGQKFRDRSLKRDKSASRSSELEGSPNSAGSRSHDGDNDDDDDSVDMKTKKSSIQRWYSFRTSGLNGGPKANNTLQPTINQKDPEAYLSRPMSSLSCGQLHILRKLALLRLTACMERYCPSHKSGWNWELPKLIRKIKTPDYKDKTVFGVPLTVSLQRSGHSLPKPIQSALNWLKGNALDQMGIFRKAGVKSRIAKLRAVVEAAGAGNAPFAIENMNTIDPTLSALNFDGAQAHDVADMVKQYFRELPDALLTNKLSETFIAIFQHVPEPLRPDAVQCALLLLPEEHLEALQSLLIFLADVAEHSAVNQMTASNLAVCLAPTLLRLHHAPLQTGSTKEGNSNRMVIESVADQRQISESRAAHACLLLLIQKHQQLFLAPADMLARCKFNYFEESVPVALEELGADFNQDWKGFQQACIKALLKEAKEKVCGRSGKRTRGWMSVSGAAPHVELCCKKVGDGHPLRLWRATTDVEAPPQEVMQRILRERHIWDDSLIKWRVAEKLGTNAEVFQFITASSINLPPRDYCVLRSWQQGGGGGGWCAVAETSVAHGTNPSEGSRGVVLASRYLAQPAGKGRSRLVHLARVDTMGRTTEWYNKCYGHICALYLARIRASFKHNTEGPESNV; from the exons AACGACTCAGACGACGACCAGTGCGCGCTGAGCGACAAGTGGCAGTACGAGAGGAAGTCGCGCCGCTGGTCGCGCGTCGTCGAGATCACGCCGCAAGCGCAGCGCCGACTGCAG GTGATAGCAGCCAGAGCAATAGCGGAACGGGAAGCCAGAGAGGCGAGAGGAGAGGTCgaggatgatgaagatgagacGCTGCCCACGATCCGAGTGGGGCTGGTGGACGCGGACGGACGGTACACCGACGTAGAACCGGACTT GCTAACAGTACCTGGCCAGCCAGTGATCCAGCTGCCGAGTGACAAGGAGGATGACGAGGACTCCGGCGGCCGCTTCCGCAGAACCGGATCGGAGAGACTCCGGGACGGCGCCAAAGCCCTTCTTCGACGCGTCGAGTCACTCAAGACGAGGAGAAGAAAACGGCAGAATCGGACCGAAGTCATCGTCTCCTCTCCCCACTTTCTCGACGTGTCTCAAGACAAATATCCAGATCTGAGTTACATAGACATGACGCCTACTACGCCTACAGCTTTCCCGTTCCCGGATTTCGGGTCTTCGCCGCTGCACGCTCCGGCTATTCGGACGCAACCGCCGTCTCCCATGACAGTACTGCCTCCGTCTCCTATTGGAGCGTTGGAGCAGTCATTTGTTTTGAACCCACCGTTCGGTGATGACAGTTCGAGCTACGCCTCAGATGGCAGCATGGGATCGAGCAATAAAAGTTCTAAGTCGAAGTTGGGTCGCGCGAAGAAGATTTTTCATAGGGGGATCAAGAATGAGGATTCGAGTGCGTTGAGTGACTCGGAGTGTCAGCCGGCCAGCTGGAGACACAATTATTATAGGGATCATAATACTCATCATAATACtgag CTGTACGTGGAACCGCGGTCCCCAATAGAGCTGAAGCCAGATCCCGAGGTCCTGAAGGAGGTACAGAAGTCGCCAGGACACACGGTGCACCGGAGACAGGCCATCCGGACCAGCTCGCTCAATTTGGGCAAGGAGGGACAGAA GTTTCGAGACAGGAGTCTGAAGAGGGACAAGTCTGCGTCGAGGAGCTCTGAACTGGAAGGCAGCCCCAACTCTGCCGGATCCAGATCTCATGATGGAGACAATGATGATGACGACGACAGCGTTGATATGAAGACTAAGAA aaGCAGCATCCAAAGATGGTATTCATTTCGGACCAGTGGACTCAATGGTGGGCCGAAAGCTAATAATACCTTGCAGCCGACTATTAACCAGAAAGACCCAGAAGCGTATT TGTCCCGCCCGATGTCCTCCCTATCCTGCGGCCAGCTCCACATCCTCAGGAAGCTGGCTCTGCTGCGGCTGACAGCGTGTATGGAACGCTACTGTCCCTCGCACAAGTCAGGGTGGAACTGGGAACTGCCCAAGCTGATTAGGAAGATCAAGACTCCTGATTATAAAG ATAAAACTGTGTTCGGTGTACCACTGACAGTGTCGTTACAAAGAAGTGGACACTCCTTGCCGAAACCTATACAGTCTGCCCTCAACTGGCTGAAAGGCAATGCTTTGGATCAG ATGGGAATATTCAGAAAAGCCGGTGTAAAGTCAAGGATAGCAAAACTGCGCGCGGTAGTCGAAGCGGCGGGGGCAGGCAACGCACCTTTTGCTATAGAAAATATGAACACCATCGACCCAACACTTTCTGCCTTGAACTTCGACGGAGCCCAAGCTCACGACGTAGCAGATATGGTGAAACAGTACTTCAGAGAACTGCCTGATGCGTTACTGACGAATAAGTTGAGCGAGACGTTTATAGCCATCTTTCAAC ATGTTCCTGAACCGCTAAGACCTGACGCAGTTCAATGCGCGCTGCTTCTGTTGCCCGAAGAGCACTTGGAAGCTCTACAGtcactacttatatttttggCTGAT GTGGCAGAACATTCGGCAGTAAACCAAATGACCGCCTCCAACCTGGCCGTTTGCCTCGCGCCCACACTGCTGCGGTTACATCATGCACCCTTACAGACTGGAAGCACCAAAGAAGGCAACTCTAATAG AATGGTGATCGAGAGCGTGGCCGACCAGCGGCAGATCAGTGAGAGCCGCGCGGCGCACGCCTGTCTCCTACTGCTGATACAGAAGCACCAGCAGCTGTTCCTGGCGCCGGCTGACATGCTGGCCAGGTGCAAGTTCAACTACTTCGAGGAGAGCGTGCCG GTGGCACTTGAAGAATTAGGTGCAGACTTCAATCAAGACTGGAAAGGTTTCCAGCAGGCCTGCATCAAAGCTTTACTGAAAGAAGCCAAAGAAAA AGTCTGTGGCCGTTCAGGAAAGAG AACGCGAGGTTGGATGTCGGTGTCGGGAGCGGCCCCACACGTCGAGTTGTGCTGCAAGAAGGTCGGAGATGGACATCCTCTAAGGCTCTGGAGGGCTACCACGGATGTTGAGGCTCCACCTCAAGAAGTTATGcaacg GATTTTGCGAGAACGTCACATTTGGGATGACTCGTTGATCAAGTGGCGCGTGGCGGAGAAACTCGGAACTAACGCTGAAGTATTCCAGTTCATCACTGCTTCCAGCATCAATCTACCTCCAAGAGATTATTGTGTGTTACG CTCATGGCAGcaaggcggcggcggcggcggctggtgCGCCGTGGCTGAGACCTCCGTGGCTCACGGCACCAACCCTTCAGAAGGTTCTAGAGGCGTCGTTCTGGCCTCTAGATATCTGGCGCAGCCGGCTGGCAAGGGCCGGAGTAGACTCGTGCATCTGGCGAGAGTTGATACTAT GGGGCGAACCACAGAGTGGTATAACAAATGCTACGGACACATTTGCGCGCTGTACCTGGCTCGCATTCGGGCCTCTTTCAAGCACAACACGGAAGGACCTGAGTCGAATGTATGA
- the LOC105381510 gene encoding rho GTPase-activating protein 7 isoform X3, which translates to MSFDADMSIISELRWLQDDELFALSIQNEIEAGEACKWLRAAGFPQYAQMYEDLQFPIDISGVQNDHPFLDADSLQSLFRRLTTLNRCATMKLEHHHHQKRSNDSDDDQCALSDKWQYERKSRRWSRVVEITPQAQRRLQVIAARAIAEREAREARGEVEDDEDETLPTIRVGLVDADGRYTDVEPDLLTVPGQPVIQLPSDKEDDEDSGGRFRRTGSERLRDGAKALLRRVESLKTRRRKRQNRTEVIVSSPHFLDVSQDKYPDLSYIDMTPTTPTAFPFPDFGSSPLHAPAIRTQPPSPMTVLPPSPIGALEQSFVLNPPFGDDSSSYASDGSMGSSNKSSKSKLGRAKKIFHRGIKNEDSSALSDSECQPASWRHNYYRDHNTHHNTELYVEPRSPIELKPDPEVLKEVQKSPGHTVHRRQAIRTSSLNLGKEGQKFRDRSLKRDKSASRSSELEGSPNSAGSRSHDGDNDDDDDSVDMKTKKSSIQRWYSFRTSGLNGGPKANNTLQPTINQKDPEAYLSRPMSSLSCGQLHILRKLALLRLTACMERYCPSHKSGWNWELPKLIRKIKTPDYKDKTVFGVPLTVSLQRSGHSLPKPIQSALNWLKGNALDQMGIFRKAGVKSRIAKLRAVVEAAGAGNAPFAIENMNTIDPTLSALNFDGAQAHDVADMVKQYFRELPDALLTNKLSETFIAIFQHVPEPLRPDAVQCALLLLPEEHLEALQSLLIFLADVAEHSAVNQMTASNLAVCLAPTLLRLHHAPLQTGSTKEGNSNRMVIESVADQRQISESRAAHACLLLLIQKHQQLFLAPADMLARCKFNYFEESVPVALEELGADFNQDWKGFQQACIKALLKEAKEKVCGRSGKRTRGWMSVSGAAPHVELCCKKVGDGHPLRLWRATTDVEAPPQEVMQRILRERHIWDDSLIKWRVAEKLGTNAEVFQFITASSINLPPRDYCVLRSWQQGGGGGGWCAVAETSVAHGTNPSEGSRGVVLASRYLAQPAGKGRSRLVHLARVDTMGRTTEWYNKCYGHICALYLARIRASFKHNTEGPESNV; encoded by the exons AACGACTCAGACGACGACCAGTGCGCGCTGAGCGACAAGTGGCAGTACGAGAGGAAGTCGCGCCGCTGGTCGCGCGTCGTCGAGATCACGCCGCAAGCGCAGCGCCGACTGCAG GTGATAGCAGCCAGAGCAATAGCGGAACGGGAAGCCAGAGAGGCGAGAGGAGAGGTCgaggatgatgaagatgagacGCTGCCCACGATCCGAGTGGGGCTGGTGGACGCGGACGGACGGTACACCGACGTAGAACCGGACTT GCTAACAGTACCTGGCCAGCCAGTGATCCAGCTGCCGAGTGACAAGGAGGATGACGAGGACTCCGGCGGCCGCTTCCGCAGAACCGGATCGGAGAGACTCCGGGACGGCGCCAAAGCCCTTCTTCGACGCGTCGAGTCACTCAAGACGAGGAGAAGAAAACGGCAGAATCGGACCGAAGTCATCGTCTCCTCTCCCCACTTTCTCGACGTGTCTCAAGACAAATATCCAGATCTGAGTTACATAGACATGACGCCTACTACGCCTACAGCTTTCCCGTTCCCGGATTTCGGGTCTTCGCCGCTGCACGCTCCGGCTATTCGGACGCAACCGCCGTCTCCCATGACAGTACTGCCTCCGTCTCCTATTGGAGCGTTGGAGCAGTCATTTGTTTTGAACCCACCGTTCGGTGATGACAGTTCGAGCTACGCCTCAGATGGCAGCATGGGATCGAGCAATAAAAGTTCTAAGTCGAAGTTGGGTCGCGCGAAGAAGATTTTTCATAGGGGGATCAAGAATGAGGATTCGAGTGCGTTGAGTGACTCGGAGTGTCAGCCGGCCAGCTGGAGACACAATTATTATAGGGATCATAATACTCATCATAATACtgag CTGTACGTGGAACCGCGGTCCCCAATAGAGCTGAAGCCAGATCCCGAGGTCCTGAAGGAGGTACAGAAGTCGCCAGGACACACGGTGCACCGGAGACAGGCCATCCGGACCAGCTCGCTCAATTTGGGCAAGGAGGGACAGAA GTTTCGAGACAGGAGTCTGAAGAGGGACAAGTCTGCGTCGAGGAGCTCTGAACTGGAAGGCAGCCCCAACTCTGCCGGATCCAGATCTCATGATGGAGACAATGATGATGACGACGACAGCGTTGATATGAAGACTAAGAA aaGCAGCATCCAAAGATGGTATTCATTTCGGACCAGTGGACTCAATGGTGGGCCGAAAGCTAATAATACCTTGCAGCCGACTATTAACCAGAAAGACCCAGAAGCGTATT TGTCCCGCCCGATGTCCTCCCTATCCTGCGGCCAGCTCCACATCCTCAGGAAGCTGGCTCTGCTGCGGCTGACAGCGTGTATGGAACGCTACTGTCCCTCGCACAAGTCAGGGTGGAACTGGGAACTGCCCAAGCTGATTAGGAAGATCAAGACTCCTGATTATAAAG ATAAAACTGTGTTCGGTGTACCACTGACAGTGTCGTTACAAAGAAGTGGACACTCCTTGCCGAAACCTATACAGTCTGCCCTCAACTGGCTGAAAGGCAATGCTTTGGATCAG ATGGGAATATTCAGAAAAGCCGGTGTAAAGTCAAGGATAGCAAAACTGCGCGCGGTAGTCGAAGCGGCGGGGGCAGGCAACGCACCTTTTGCTATAGAAAATATGAACACCATCGACCCAACACTTTCTGCCTTGAACTTCGACGGAGCCCAAGCTCACGACGTAGCAGATATGGTGAAACAGTACTTCAGAGAACTGCCTGATGCGTTACTGACGAATAAGTTGAGCGAGACGTTTATAGCCATCTTTCAAC ATGTTCCTGAACCGCTAAGACCTGACGCAGTTCAATGCGCGCTGCTTCTGTTGCCCGAAGAGCACTTGGAAGCTCTACAGtcactacttatatttttggCTGAT GTGGCAGAACATTCGGCAGTAAACCAAATGACCGCCTCCAACCTGGCCGTTTGCCTCGCGCCCACACTGCTGCGGTTACATCATGCACCCTTACAGACTGGAAGCACCAAAGAAGGCAACTCTAATAG AATGGTGATCGAGAGCGTGGCCGACCAGCGGCAGATCAGTGAGAGCCGCGCGGCGCACGCCTGTCTCCTACTGCTGATACAGAAGCACCAGCAGCTGTTCCTGGCGCCGGCTGACATGCTGGCCAGGTGCAAGTTCAACTACTTCGAGGAGAGCGTGCCG GTGGCACTTGAAGAATTAGGTGCAGACTTCAATCAAGACTGGAAAGGTTTCCAGCAGGCCTGCATCAAAGCTTTACTGAAAGAAGCCAAAGAAAA AGTCTGTGGCCGTTCAGGAAAGAG AACGCGAGGTTGGATGTCGGTGTCGGGAGCGGCCCCACACGTCGAGTTGTGCTGCAAGAAGGTCGGAGATGGACATCCTCTAAGGCTCTGGAGGGCTACCACGGATGTTGAGGCTCCACCTCAAGAAGTTATGcaacg GATTTTGCGAGAACGTCACATTTGGGATGACTCGTTGATCAAGTGGCGCGTGGCGGAGAAACTCGGAACTAACGCTGAAGTATTCCAGTTCATCACTGCTTCCAGCATCAATCTACCTCCAAGAGATTATTGTGTGTTACG CTCATGGCAGcaaggcggcggcggcggcggctggtgCGCCGTGGCTGAGACCTCCGTGGCTCACGGCACCAACCCTTCAGAAGGTTCTAGAGGCGTCGTTCTGGCCTCTAGATATCTGGCGCAGCCGGCTGGCAAGGGCCGGAGTAGACTCGTGCATCTGGCGAGAGTTGATACTAT GGGGCGAACCACAGAGTGGTATAACAAATGCTACGGACACATTTGCGCGCTGTACCTGGCTCGCATTCGGGCCTCTTTCAAGCACAACACGGAAGGACCTGAGTCGAATGTATGA
- the LOC105381510 gene encoding rho GTPase-activating protein 7 isoform X5, with protein sequence MSVPNLSAVKITEIEAGEACKWLRAAGFPQYAQMYEDLQFPIDISGVQNDHPFLDADSLQSLFRRLTTLNRCATMKLEHHHHQKRSNDSDDDQCALSDKWQYERKSRRWSRVVEITPQAQRRLQVIAARAIAEREAREARGEVEDDEDETLPTIRVGLVDADGRYTDVEPDLLTVPGQPVIQLPSDKEDDEDSGGRFRRTGSERLRDGAKALLRRVESLKTRRRKRQNRTEVIVSSPHFLDVSQDKYPDLSYIDMTPTTPTAFPFPDFGSSPLHAPAIRTQPPSPMTVLPPSPIGALEQSFVLNPPFGDDSSSYASDGSMGSSNKSSKSKLGRAKKIFHRGIKNEDSSALSDSECQPASWRHNYYRDHNTHHNTELYVEPRSPIELKPDPEVLKEVQKSPGHTVHRRQAIRTSSLNLGKEGQKFRDRSLKRDKSASRSSELEGSPNSAGSRSHDGDNDDDDDSVDMKTKKSSIQRWYSFRTSGLNGGPKANNTLQPTINQKDPEAYLSRPMSSLSCGQLHILRKLALLRLTACMERYCPSHKSGWNWELPKLIRKIKTPDYKDKTVFGVPLTVSLQRSGHSLPKPIQSALNWLKGNALDQMGIFRKAGVKSRIAKLRAVVEAAGAGNAPFAIENMNTIDPTLSALNFDGAQAHDVADMVKQYFRELPDALLTNKLSETFIAIFQHVPEPLRPDAVQCALLLLPEEHLEALQSLLIFLADVAEHSAVNQMTASNLAVCLAPTLLRLHHAPLQTGSTKEGNSNRMVIESVADQRQISESRAAHACLLLLIQKHQQLFLAPADMLARCKFNYFEESVPVALEELGADFNQDWKGFQQACIKALLKEAKEKTRGWMSVSGAAPHVELCCKKVGDGHPLRLWRATTDVEAPPQEVMQRILRERHIWDDSLIKWRVAEKLGTNAEVFQFITASSINLPPRDYCVLRSWQQGGGGGGWCAVAETSVAHGTNPSEGSRGVVLASRYLAQPAGKGRSRLVHLARVDTMGRTTEWYNKCYGHICALYLARIRASFKHNTEGPESNV encoded by the exons AACGACTCAGACGACGACCAGTGCGCGCTGAGCGACAAGTGGCAGTACGAGAGGAAGTCGCGCCGCTGGTCGCGCGTCGTCGAGATCACGCCGCAAGCGCAGCGCCGACTGCAG GTGATAGCAGCCAGAGCAATAGCGGAACGGGAAGCCAGAGAGGCGAGAGGAGAGGTCgaggatgatgaagatgagacGCTGCCCACGATCCGAGTGGGGCTGGTGGACGCGGACGGACGGTACACCGACGTAGAACCGGACTT GCTAACAGTACCTGGCCAGCCAGTGATCCAGCTGCCGAGTGACAAGGAGGATGACGAGGACTCCGGCGGCCGCTTCCGCAGAACCGGATCGGAGAGACTCCGGGACGGCGCCAAAGCCCTTCTTCGACGCGTCGAGTCACTCAAGACGAGGAGAAGAAAACGGCAGAATCGGACCGAAGTCATCGTCTCCTCTCCCCACTTTCTCGACGTGTCTCAAGACAAATATCCAGATCTGAGTTACATAGACATGACGCCTACTACGCCTACAGCTTTCCCGTTCCCGGATTTCGGGTCTTCGCCGCTGCACGCTCCGGCTATTCGGACGCAACCGCCGTCTCCCATGACAGTACTGCCTCCGTCTCCTATTGGAGCGTTGGAGCAGTCATTTGTTTTGAACCCACCGTTCGGTGATGACAGTTCGAGCTACGCCTCAGATGGCAGCATGGGATCGAGCAATAAAAGTTCTAAGTCGAAGTTGGGTCGCGCGAAGAAGATTTTTCATAGGGGGATCAAGAATGAGGATTCGAGTGCGTTGAGTGACTCGGAGTGTCAGCCGGCCAGCTGGAGACACAATTATTATAGGGATCATAATACTCATCATAATACtgag CTGTACGTGGAACCGCGGTCCCCAATAGAGCTGAAGCCAGATCCCGAGGTCCTGAAGGAGGTACAGAAGTCGCCAGGACACACGGTGCACCGGAGACAGGCCATCCGGACCAGCTCGCTCAATTTGGGCAAGGAGGGACAGAA GTTTCGAGACAGGAGTCTGAAGAGGGACAAGTCTGCGTCGAGGAGCTCTGAACTGGAAGGCAGCCCCAACTCTGCCGGATCCAGATCTCATGATGGAGACAATGATGATGACGACGACAGCGTTGATATGAAGACTAAGAA aaGCAGCATCCAAAGATGGTATTCATTTCGGACCAGTGGACTCAATGGTGGGCCGAAAGCTAATAATACCTTGCAGCCGACTATTAACCAGAAAGACCCAGAAGCGTATT TGTCCCGCCCGATGTCCTCCCTATCCTGCGGCCAGCTCCACATCCTCAGGAAGCTGGCTCTGCTGCGGCTGACAGCGTGTATGGAACGCTACTGTCCCTCGCACAAGTCAGGGTGGAACTGGGAACTGCCCAAGCTGATTAGGAAGATCAAGACTCCTGATTATAAAG ATAAAACTGTGTTCGGTGTACCACTGACAGTGTCGTTACAAAGAAGTGGACACTCCTTGCCGAAACCTATACAGTCTGCCCTCAACTGGCTGAAAGGCAATGCTTTGGATCAG ATGGGAATATTCAGAAAAGCCGGTGTAAAGTCAAGGATAGCAAAACTGCGCGCGGTAGTCGAAGCGGCGGGGGCAGGCAACGCACCTTTTGCTATAGAAAATATGAACACCATCGACCCAACACTTTCTGCCTTGAACTTCGACGGAGCCCAAGCTCACGACGTAGCAGATATGGTGAAACAGTACTTCAGAGAACTGCCTGATGCGTTACTGACGAATAAGTTGAGCGAGACGTTTATAGCCATCTTTCAAC ATGTTCCTGAACCGCTAAGACCTGACGCAGTTCAATGCGCGCTGCTTCTGTTGCCCGAAGAGCACTTGGAAGCTCTACAGtcactacttatatttttggCTGAT GTGGCAGAACATTCGGCAGTAAACCAAATGACCGCCTCCAACCTGGCCGTTTGCCTCGCGCCCACACTGCTGCGGTTACATCATGCACCCTTACAGACTGGAAGCACCAAAGAAGGCAACTCTAATAG AATGGTGATCGAGAGCGTGGCCGACCAGCGGCAGATCAGTGAGAGCCGCGCGGCGCACGCCTGTCTCCTACTGCTGATACAGAAGCACCAGCAGCTGTTCCTGGCGCCGGCTGACATGCTGGCCAGGTGCAAGTTCAACTACTTCGAGGAGAGCGTGCCG GTGGCACTTGAAGAATTAGGTGCAGACTTCAATCAAGACTGGAAAGGTTTCCAGCAGGCCTGCATCAAAGCTTTACTGAAAGAAGCCAAAGAAAA AACGCGAGGTTGGATGTCGGTGTCGGGAGCGGCCCCACACGTCGAGTTGTGCTGCAAGAAGGTCGGAGATGGACATCCTCTAAGGCTCTGGAGGGCTACCACGGATGTTGAGGCTCCACCTCAAGAAGTTATGcaacg GATTTTGCGAGAACGTCACATTTGGGATGACTCGTTGATCAAGTGGCGCGTGGCGGAGAAACTCGGAACTAACGCTGAAGTATTCCAGTTCATCACTGCTTCCAGCATCAATCTACCTCCAAGAGATTATTGTGTGTTACG CTCATGGCAGcaaggcggcggcggcggcggctggtgCGCCGTGGCTGAGACCTCCGTGGCTCACGGCACCAACCCTTCAGAAGGTTCTAGAGGCGTCGTTCTGGCCTCTAGATATCTGGCGCAGCCGGCTGGCAAGGGCCGGAGTAGACTCGTGCATCTGGCGAGAGTTGATACTAT GGGGCGAACCACAGAGTGGTATAACAAATGCTACGGACACATTTGCGCGCTGTACCTGGCTCGCATTCGGGCCTCTTTCAAGCACAACACGGAAGGACCTGAGTCGAATGTATGA